A single genomic interval of Bacillus oleivorans harbors:
- a CDS encoding DUF2269 family protein translates to MKYLVLLHVLSAIIGVGPTFFSHVLLRKNQSIESLRLTAPLLKKLEFFPKIGGTIAVLSGLALFFLGEYGSFLQLWLIGSLILYIFIQIVVIGMVTPQMNKLNTWLNDPKNAAATGTLPEEPTSYLSKANQYFYVASGMGTLLFIFMILKPVIS, encoded by the coding sequence ATGAAGTATTTGGTATTGCTTCATGTTTTATCAGCTATCATAGGGGTGGGGCCGACGTTTTTTTCACATGTCCTTCTAAGAAAAAACCAATCTATTGAGAGTTTGCGTTTGACCGCGCCGTTATTGAAGAAGCTCGAGTTTTTCCCGAAAATTGGCGGTACGATAGCAGTTTTATCAGGACTCGCCCTCTTCTTTTTAGGCGAGTATGGCTCCTTCCTTCAGCTATGGTTGATCGGCTCACTGATCCTGTACATATTCATTCAAATTGTCGTCATCGGTATGGTTACACCACAAATGAATAAACTGAACACTTGGTTAAACGATCCGAAAAACGCAGCTGCCACTGGAACACTGCCTGAAGAACCAACGTCTTATTTATCAAAAGCGAACCAATATTTTTATGTGGCGAGCGGAATGGGAACGCTTTTGTTTATTTTTATGATTTTAAAACCGGTAATTAGTTAG
- a CDS encoding ABC transporter permease produces MKNYHLLVGGTMLSLILLLTFLAPYLPFVDAELTQNVMYKDEEGVIHVPPYEPSAEFPLGSDWAGVDFLSMLLMGAKETLFMVFAILILRYLIAVPLGIGAYYSRVIRFILNCFYQFSMSMPPVFLISIFIGFPIIIFSDVRPIWMVAVIAFIDVGRIGKLFHQSLVEIGKKSFVESGIVSGCTKPKLFFKYFWPFLQPHLFTNLTFDAGRILFLLAQFGVIGIFIQHTYESQLGGYYKLMSDSIAWPMYFNDLLGLIRVHEWIPLSAVGAISITMIAIYLTGEGLQRYFHQKYNRNGSVDL; encoded by the coding sequence ATGAAAAACTATCATTTGCTTGTAGGTGGAACCATGCTTTCTCTTATTCTATTACTCACTTTTCTTGCCCCCTACCTTCCATTTGTGGATGCTGAATTAACACAAAATGTGATGTATAAAGATGAAGAGGGAGTCATCCATGTTCCGCCCTATGAGCCTTCTGCAGAATTTCCGCTTGGTTCCGATTGGGCCGGGGTAGATTTTCTTAGCATGCTGTTAATGGGGGCTAAAGAGACTTTATTTATGGTATTTGCCATCCTGATTTTAAGGTATCTTATAGCTGTTCCGCTTGGAATTGGTGCTTATTATTCAAGGGTGATCCGGTTTATTTTAAACTGTTTTTATCAATTTTCAATGAGCATGCCTCCAGTATTTTTAATTTCAATATTTATCGGTTTTCCGATTATTATTTTTTCTGATGTAAGGCCGATTTGGATGGTTGCCGTCATTGCTTTTATTGATGTAGGGAGGATCGGTAAGCTATTCCATCAGTCTCTAGTGGAAATCGGGAAAAAATCATTTGTTGAAAGCGGAATTGTATCAGGTTGTACAAAGCCAAAACTCTTTTTTAAATATTTCTGGCCCTTTTTACAGCCGCATCTATTTACCAACCTAACCTTTGATGCAGGCAGGATCCTCTTCCTTCTAGCTCAATTTGGGGTAATAGGAATCTTTATTCAGCATACTTATGAATCGCAGCTAGGCGGGTATTATAAGCTCATGAGTGACTCGATCGCATGGCCGATGTATTTTAATGACTTACTTGGCTTAATCCGGGTCCACGAATGGATTCCATTATCTGCGGTCGGGGCGATTTCGATTACGATGATTGCGATATATTTAACGGGTGAGGGACTCCAGCGTTATTTTCACCAGAAATATAACCGGAATGGCAGTGTGGATTTATAA
- a CDS encoding ABC transporter permease subunit → MTLVLIILLTIPRTVEYEGGRGGMFLAAKPTYSFELHKEQFLSFFASFTNGDLEEIQVYEKPIIEHVSDSVLKSLIIVVPAIIIGFLGGIIKGAFDFKYRKNKLNLFGKPLTWLSISLPDLFFIVMIQFFLIFLYKEGILSEVHLTGDDYIQNYVYCIIFLAIYPFFYTARATFISLESEMSFDYIRTAKAKGTGTNKIILTHVLKNALPVILSHFDTVVLYVLSNLFIVELLTGFRGAAYFFFVSVSPPFTFTVGQQFSINYIQALLYTIFFTLIIFIARAIAAVSTASITPDGRGETE, encoded by the coding sequence ATGACGCTTGTCCTTATCATTCTTTTAACAATTCCGAGAACAGTAGAATACGAGGGAGGAAGAGGTGGCATGTTTTTAGCAGCCAAGCCGACCTATTCCTTCGAACTTCATAAAGAACAGTTTCTTTCTTTTTTTGCTTCCTTTACGAATGGTGATCTTGAGGAAATCCAGGTCTATGAAAAACCGATAATTGAACATGTTTCGGATTCCGTGTTAAAAAGCCTCATCATCGTTGTCCCTGCAATTATAATCGGCTTTTTAGGCGGGATTATAAAGGGTGCATTTGATTTTAAATACAGAAAAAACAAGTTAAACCTATTTGGGAAACCATTGACATGGCTCTCGATCTCATTGCCGGATTTGTTTTTTATCGTTATGATTCAATTCTTTCTTATTTTTTTATACAAGGAAGGAATATTAAGTGAAGTCCACTTAACCGGTGATGATTATATCCAAAACTATGTATATTGCATTATTTTTCTCGCAATCTATCCATTTTTTTATACGGCAAGGGCCACCTTTATTTCGCTTGAAAGTGAAATGAGCTTTGATTACATACGAACAGCAAAGGCAAAAGGAACAGGAACCAATAAAATTATTTTAACCCATGTTCTAAAAAATGCCCTGCCAGTCATTTTAAGTCATTTTGATACAGTGGTTCTCTACGTATTATCGAACCTGTTTATTGTAGAGCTATTAACCGGGTTTCGCGGAGCTGCCTACTTTTTCTTTGTGTCTGTCAGTCCGCCTTTTACATTTACAGTTGGCCAGCAATTTTCGATTAATTACATACAGGCATTGCTTTATACGATCTTCTTTACGTTGATCATATTTATTGCGAGGGCAATAGCAGCTGTTAGCACTGCCTCTATTACACCGGATGGGAGAGGGGAGACTGAATGA
- a CDS encoding acyl-CoA dehydrogenase family protein — protein sequence MVQPLFIRNETEQFWVEKAKRLAEEFKETAIEHDRSATFPFDHFTRLKEEGFTKLTVMEEYGGVNFSLYPFLLVQEEIAKGDGATALCLGWQNGLFLQLKETQKWEPDKFEWISRVAVQKGILLNSAATEPKTGSPARGGKPETEAKQTNEGWVISGRKTFTSLAPALDYFIVTAWIEEKNTIGEFLIAKESEGLKIEETWDSLGMRSTRSDDLILDHVLVSHDAMVSLKGTAKSIPQAWLLHIPAVYLGIAQAARDYAVQFAKDYQPNSMPHPISEVPEVRRKVAQMDLQLMNARHFMYHVASLWDTNGTARLELGPALMAVKTAVTNAAIEVVDLAMRVVGGHSLSKSAPLEKYYRDVRAGLHNPPSDDITYKVLGDQAFDK from the coding sequence ATGGTGCAACCATTATTTATACGAAATGAGACTGAACAGTTTTGGGTTGAAAAAGCAAAAAGGTTGGCGGAAGAATTTAAGGAAACTGCTATCGAACACGATCGCAGCGCAACTTTTCCTTTTGATCATTTTACAAGATTAAAAGAAGAAGGTTTTACAAAGCTGACTGTGATGGAAGAGTATGGCGGCGTTAATTTTTCTTTATATCCTTTTTTATTAGTTCAAGAGGAAATTGCCAAAGGGGATGGAGCAACGGCGCTTTGTCTGGGGTGGCAAAATGGACTCTTTCTGCAGTTAAAAGAAACACAAAAATGGGAACCAGACAAATTTGAATGGATTTCACGAGTGGCCGTGCAAAAGGGGATTCTTCTTAATAGCGCGGCCACCGAACCAAAGACTGGAAGCCCAGCGAGAGGCGGAAAGCCAGAGACTGAAGCAAAACAGACAAACGAAGGTTGGGTCATTTCAGGTAGAAAAACGTTCACTTCTTTAGCACCTGCGTTAGATTATTTTATTGTCACCGCCTGGATTGAAGAAAAAAATACGATTGGCGAATTTCTTATTGCCAAGGAGTCTGAAGGCCTCAAAATTGAAGAAACATGGGATTCGCTCGGAATGAGGAGTACGAGAAGTGACGATTTAATTTTAGATCATGTATTAGTGAGTCACGATGCAATGGTTAGTTTGAAAGGAACGGCGAAAAGTATACCGCAAGCATGGCTGTTACATATCCCTGCTGTATATTTAGGGATTGCTCAGGCAGCACGTGATTATGCTGTTCAGTTTGCGAAGGATTATCAGCCCAATAGCATGCCGCACCCCATCAGTGAGGTGCCTGAAGTGAGAAGAAAGGTTGCCCAAATGGATCTCCAGTTAATGAATGCACGCCATTTTATGTATCATGTGGCATCATTATGGGATACAAATGGAACCGCACGGCTTGAGTTGGGTCCTGCCCTGATGGCAGTCAAAACAGCTGTCACCAATGCAGCAATAGAGGTTGTTGATTTGGCGATGAGAGTGGTTGGGGGACATAGTTTATCTAAGAGTGCTCCGCTGGAAAAGTACTACCGGGACGTTAGGGCGGGGCTTCATAATCCGCCTAGTGATGATATTACTTATAAAGTGCTGGGGGATCAGGCCTTCGATAAGTAA
- a CDS encoding aminopeptidase yields the protein MSTFQQQLEKYAELAVKVGVNVQKGQTLVVTATFDALEFVREVAKKAYEAGAKHVQVDWSDDELSRIKYEMAPEEAFTEYPKWRAKEREELAENGAAFMAIVSSSPDLLKGVDPERIANFQKAAGQALRKYRQYTQSDKVAWTVIAVPSKAWADKVFPNDSNSVEKLWDAIFKAVRVDQEDPVAAWKKHDETLYQKVDHLNSKRFKKLHYKAKGTDLVIELHEKHLWVGAGSEDPNGVSFMANMPTEEVFTVPLRDGVNGTVSSTKPLSYGGNLIDNFTLTFENGRIVDVKAEQGEDILKKLVETDEGSHYLGEVALVPHNSPISQSGLLFYNTLFDENASNHLAIGNGYAFCVEGGKKMSDEELEKHGVNSSMTHVDFMIGSAEMDIDGIKEDGSVEPIFRNGNWAF from the coding sequence ATGTCAACGTTCCAACAGCAATTAGAAAAATATGCTGAACTGGCTGTTAAAGTTGGAGTTAACGTCCAAAAAGGTCAAACGTTAGTGGTAACCGCTACTTTTGACGCGCTTGAATTTGTCCGGGAAGTTGCCAAAAAAGCGTATGAAGCTGGAGCCAAACATGTTCAGGTCGACTGGTCAGACGATGAACTATCCCGGATTAAATATGAAATGGCACCTGAAGAGGCATTTACGGAATATCCCAAATGGAGAGCTAAGGAAAGAGAAGAATTGGCTGAAAACGGGGCTGCCTTTATGGCGATCGTTTCTTCAAGCCCTGATTTATTAAAAGGTGTAGACCCAGAAAGAATTGCTAATTTCCAAAAGGCTGCTGGTCAGGCATTAAGAAAATATCGTCAATACACGCAATCAGACAAAGTCGCCTGGACGGTTATTGCCGTTCCATCCAAAGCATGGGCTGACAAAGTCTTCCCTAATGACAGCAACAGCGTAGAAAAGCTTTGGGATGCCATCTTTAAAGCGGTCCGTGTTGATCAGGAAGACCCTGTTGCTGCCTGGAAAAAACATGACGAAACACTTTATCAAAAAGTTGATCATTTAAATAGCAAGCGCTTTAAAAAGCTTCATTATAAAGCAAAAGGAACTGATTTAGTAATTGAACTCCATGAAAAACACCTATGGGTTGGTGCTGGAAGCGAAGATCCAAACGGCGTATCCTTCATGGCTAATATGCCAACCGAAGAGGTCTTTACTGTGCCTTTAAGAGATGGTGTGAATGGAACCGTTTCGAGCACAAAACCTTTAAGCTATGGCGGTAATCTCATCGATAACTTTACCTTAACATTTGAAAACGGAAGAATCGTAGATGTAAAAGCAGAGCAAGGGGAAGATATTTTGAAAAAGCTTGTGGAAACGGATGAAGGCTCTCACTACTTAGGTGAAGTAGCACTTGTTCCACACAATTCTCCTATTTCACAATCTGGTTTACTTTTCTATAATACATTGTTTGACGAAAACGCATCGAATCACTTGGCAATCGGTAACGGGTATGCTTTCTGTGTCGAAGGCGGCAAAAAAATGAGTGATGAAGAGCTCGAGAAGCATGGCGTCAATTCAAGCATGACTCACGTCGACTTCATGATTGGTTCAGCGGAAATGGATATTGACGGAATCAAAGAAGACGGATCGGTTGAACCGATCTTCCGCAATGGGAATTGGGCATTTTAA
- a CDS encoding carboxymuconolactone decarboxylase family protein, whose protein sequence is MEQRVDYYNVAPEALKIMMEMEKYTKTTGIDRKLRELIKIRASQINGCAYCLNMHTADARKMGETEQRIYCVSAWQECEFYTEAEKVALELTEHVTLIPTKRVPDVLYQRVREHYDEKQYVDLVLIINQINSWNRISISMGNTATEK, encoded by the coding sequence TTGGAACAACGAGTTGATTATTACAATGTAGCACCAGAAGCACTTAAAATAATGATGGAAATGGAGAAGTATACGAAAACAACAGGTATAGACCGTAAACTTCGTGAACTTATAAAAATTCGGGCTTCTCAAATTAACGGCTGTGCATATTGTTTGAATATGCATACAGCAGATGCTCGAAAAATGGGTGAAACAGAACAAAGAATATACTGTGTTAGTGCTTGGCAAGAGTGTGAATTCTATACAGAAGCAGAAAAAGTAGCTTTAGAGTTGACAGAGCATGTGACATTAATTCCGACAAAACGTGTTCCTGACGTGCTTTATCAAAGAGTGCGTGAACACTATGACGAGAAACAGTATGTTGACCTTGTTCTAATAATTAATCAAATTAACAGTTGGAATAGAATTTCTATATCAATGGGAAATACAGCAACTGAAAAATAA